The DNA region GCCGGCTGGTATTATCGCGACAATGCCCTGCGCAATGACCAAGGGGAACCCTTTGTCATTGAAGTCAGTGGTGCGCGCGGTGCCAATATGCTGATGGATCCCTATTACCTCAACCTGGGCAAGATCGGTATTGAAGTCAAGCGCCGCCAATCCGACCCGGCCACCGGGCGCAAGCTGATGCAGGAATTCAAATTCGACTTTGCGCCTATCGGTTTGCGCGAAGCGCGCATGCCCGGCGCGGAACTCTGGCGCAAATTCAACAGCGCCGATGCCGATGTGCAGGGCTCGGAAAACATCCTTGGCGTAAAATCGCCGGTGATCGATGCGCTGATTCTGAAATTGATGGATGCGCAGTCCTACGAGGAAATGGAAACCACTGCGCGGGCGCTGGATCGCGTATTGATGCACGGCCATTACATCCAGCCCTGGCGCTACCTCACCCACCACCACATCATCTACCACAAGCGCCTGCAACGGCCGGCTACCCTGCCGCTTTACTTCAACGCCAATGAATGGGTGATCAGCACCTGGTGGGATTCAACCCTGGAAACGCCATAGTACATAAGCCTGTTGATTCCATAGGGCAGCTTGTATATCCATATCCAACAATAGATTTTATGGCATGATCCAGCTACGCCCGCAGGCCTCGCTGGATCATCGGTTGGCAATAGCGTCAGAAGCTGTATTTCAGATTAAGGAAAACACTGCGTGACTCACCAAACCAGCCTTCGTTGCGAATGCTGGTGAAGTAGGTCTTATCAAACAGGTTATTGATATTGAGGGTCGCGCTCAGCTGCGAATTGAACTCATAGCGTGCCATGACATCCACCACCGTCACACTGCCCTGGGTAAAACCCGTCCAGTCGCTGATGGTCCCATCCAGCCAGCGCAGGTTGCCGCCAATACTCAAACCATCCAGCCATTCATGCGCGCGATACTGGGTAAAAAACTTGAAGGTTTTTTGCGCAACATGCGTCAGGCGCGGTTTTCCTTTGGCGTCGCGCGGATCGTTATCGCTGTACCCACCACCCACTTGCCAACTGCCGGAGAGCTGGCCTGAAATTTCCAGTTCGTAACCGGTGGTTTCCGTTCCATCGATACCTTGATACACGTAGCGGCCGGTCGGCCCGTAATTCACCGAACCACCGGGGCCTGGCACATACTCGGGCACATTGTCCTGTTGGGTTTTGTAGTAAGTCGCGAGGATATTGAGCTTGTCATCAAAAAATGCCAGTTTGGCACCACCCTCAAGGTTTGAACCTTCCGCAGGTTCAAGCAGGTCGCCATTGGCATCGTAAACAGTGGCGGGATTAAAAATATCGGTGTAGCTGGCATAGAGCGAAAGGTAGTCGGTGAAATCAAGCACTATGCCGGCATAGGGTGTCACCACCGAAGATTCCCTGCTGGTTGTGCCGCGCGTAACACCACCACCAGCGCTAGTAGAATCCGAGCGCGTTTCCCAGTTGCTGAGGCGGCTGCCCAAAATCACAGAGACGGAATCCGTCGGTTTCAAACGGGTGGCCATATAGGCGCCGCTCTGCTCTTCATAGGTCGCCCAGCCGCCTCCCGAGGGGCTGACATCCAGCTTTTTAAATTTACCCGTTTTGATGAGCGCATCCAGGTCATCAATCGGCTCCTCGCTGTAGTTGTAGTTCAAACCATCCTCTTCGAGCCGTAAATAGCTGCCCCCCAACACCAGGTCATGTTGGCGGCCGAATAAGTGGTAAGTTCCCACCGCATGTAAATTGACGGAGTCCTGCTCGGGTTTTCCTCCCCAGCGATTGGCCGCCACCACATCCTCTAAAAACCAGTCGCCATCCGCCAACGCGGTAGTTGGCATGACGCTGTCGTATTCGCGTTTGGATTTTTCCAGGTCGAGCTTCACGCGCCAGCCGTTATCAAAATAATGTTCCAGGGTTGAAAATACCGAGAGGTTTTCACGGGTGTGATAACCCCAGTCCGGGGTGAGGTTGGTACTGGCGGTAAAGTGGGTACGAGTGCCATCGGGGTAAAAAATCGGCGCGCCGAAACGGTCGCCACCGGTGGATTCGTGGTGCTGGTATTCAATACCGAAGGACAACAAGGTGGATTCTGCAATATTGGTTTCAATCACGCCGTAGAGAATGTCTTTCTGCAATGCCAGGCGATCCATTTCCAATTCATTGTCTTGCCATACAGCAACCAAGCGACCGCGCAGATTACCGCTCTCGGTTAAGGGGCCGCTCACATCCCCTTCAAGGCGCTGGTGATTCCATGAACCGTATTTGCCGGACACATAAGCCTGGAATTCGGTGGTTGGTAATTTGCGTACCAGGTTAACCGCCCCGGATGGCTGGCCGACACCGTTCAGCAAACCACTCGCGCCGCGCACCACTTCCACCCGGTCAAAAATCGCCATATCGGCAATATCATTCTGGAAACCAAAACGGGTCGAGCGGGCAACACCATCCACCTGATAGTTTTCCAAAGGAAAACCGCGTGAATAGATAATATTGTTATCCGATCCGGTCGGCCCGCTCTTGCTGAGTACCAGGCCCACGGTCTGGTCGAGGGCTTCGGATATTTCGTCCATACCCTGATCCTCAATCCGCTGGCGGGTAATCACCGTGACCGATTGCGGGGTTTCGCGGATTGACATATCCAGGCGTGTTGCCGTGTTGGTCAAACCGGTGGTGTAGGAGCCAGTGCCTTCGGTGGTACTTTCTACACGCACAGTTGGCAATATCACTTTGGGCGCTGCTTTTTCCAAGCGATAACTGCCGCTTGCTGCGTGATAGCGCGCTTCCAATCCTGTGCCGCGCAATAAAATGCCAAAGCCTTCATCCAGGCTGTAATTGCCTTTTAATCCAGCCGATTGTTGATTGGCAATTTCCTGTGGATCAAAGGTGAAGGATACGCCAGACGCAAGCGCGAAACGATTCAGGGTATCAGCCAGAGAACCGGCAGGAATATCGTAAACCCGTTGCTGGTGGGCTTCGCCCGCCGCCTGTCCTTGGGTAGTCGTCTGGGCAACCGCTGTCAGCACCGGCAAGCTGGATGCGCACAGCAGACTGGCCAAAAGCATGGATGGCACAGGATAGCGTGAAGCGGAAAGGCGCTGTTTCATAATCATGAGAGTCCTGTTTTTGGGGATGTGTGTGTTTTTGCATCCTCAAAGCCGGACAAACGAAAAAAAAGGGCAGATTTTTTTAAAAATTTTTATGGTGCCAACTCAATACGGATCCAGTAGGGAGTGGTGGCATTGATCCGGATGGGAAAGCGGCTGGCCAGAACTGCCAGGGTGCGGTCAGTATCCTTCACAGGGAATACGCCCGATACCCGGATCGCCGACGCCTCGGGCGATATACGCAAAATCCCGGGGCGATAGCGCGCCAGTTCGGTAATCACCTCACCCAGCGGTTGGTCATTGACCGCCAACTGGCCATGAACCCAGGCATCGGCATTGGCAGAAACGGGTTGCGGCTGCTCTACGCGCTCACGACTGAAGCGAACCTGTTGGCCCGCCTCAAGACGCACGGGAGCCGATCGGTTTTGCAGACGGATTTCCACCGCATGTTCCAGCACAGTCACCAGCGTGTAATCCTGCTGATCACGCACCACAAAACGTGTCCCTAAGGCGCGGATACGCCCCTGTGCCGTCTGGATTTCAAACGGACGGGACGCTTTACGCGAGCGGGACTCGTCAAACGAGCCGGATTGGTCCGCAGCGGTCTGGATAAGCACCTCACCGTGCAACAAGTGCAGCAGGCGCGTGTGATTGCTAAAACGTAAATCGATTTGCGTATCGGTATTGAGCAGCAATTGGCTGCCATCGTCCAGGGTAAATTGGCGCTGCTCACCGGTGCGGGTTTTAAAATCCGCCATGTACGTCCGCCAAGGCTGCTCGCGCCACATAAGCGCTCCACTGCCTAACCCCAATGCTAACCAGGCCCCCCCTTTCAGCAAACCGCGGCGGTTGGTGTTGCCACCGGTCAGCGTTGGAATAGCAATATTGCCCGGAACGCCTGCAAGGGCGTTGCGTACTGAATCCAACCGGCTCCAGGCGTCGGCGTGTTGCGGATGCAACGCCAACCAGTGTTCACATGCCGAACGCTCGGCAGCTGTCGCCTCACCGGAATTCATCAGCACATACCACGCAATCGCCTGGCGGCGAATATCGGGATCAATCACTTTTGCAGACGCGATAGGGTTCTCCATCGCCCCCTACCCCGCAACCATATCAAAACAATGCCCAAACGCAGTCGCCATGTCGCTTTTAACGGTGCGCAAGCTCACATCCAACCGGGCGGCGATATCGGCATAGGTCATGCCATCCAACTGGGACATTAAAAACACCTTGCGCACCCGTGGCTTGAGTCCATCCAGCAAGGCGTCGATCCGGATCAATACGTCCAGGATCTCCGCCTGCTCTTCCGGTGAAGGCCATTCGTCTTGCGCAAGCCCCGCCAGCGCCTCCAGATAGGCCCGCTCCACCGTCCGGCGCCGGAAAAAATCGATTAATAACGCACCGGCGATAGTCGAGAGATAGGATCTGGGTTCACGGATAGGAGCCGCCGCCAGCTGATGGGATTTGAGGATACGGACAAAGGTGTCATGGGCCAGGTCCTCCACCTGCACAGGACAATCCAAACGCCGCCGCAACCAGCGCTTGAGCCAGTGATGGTGATCGCTATACAGCGACTCGGTGAAGGAATGGGAAGATTGGCTGGGCATGGCGGACACAGGGTGATCTGTTTAACGATGCGCCATGCTGTCACAAATGAGACTTGTTCGCAATAATATCCATTTCGCAAAGCGCCAGTGCCAATCCCGTCGCCCCCTCCCTGGGACACTATGTACCTTAGAACTCTGTCCTCATAGAGAACGCAATATTGCGCGGTATACCGAGTTGCCAGTAAGAGGACCAGTAATCTTCATTGGTCAGGTTAGTGATATTCAGGGTAAATGAGGTCGGAAAGCGGGATAGTTGAGTTTGGTATCTGGCTCCGACATCAAACAGGGTGTAGGCATCAATCTCTTGCGTGTTCATGCTGTCCTTGTATTTCTTACCGGTGTAATACATACCGCCGGTAAGTGTTAGGCCGGGTATTTGTGCAACCGAATATTCGCTGTAGAGTTTCGCCATTGTCGATGCGGCGCCAATAGGTTTCTTCCCTTCCAGATTGGCATTGGTGGATTTTTCCACACTAAGGTCCATCAGCGTCCCACCCGCAATAATGGTGAGGTTATCCGTTACTTTGCCCGTGAGGGTTAATTCAATTCCCCGGTGTACTTGTTCGCCATCCTGGTTGCGCGTAATTTTCCCATCGGCTGTGCGCTCATCGAATGAATTGGCTTTGGCAATATTGAACACTGCTGAACTCAGTAGGATATGTTCGTTAATCGAATATTTTGCACCCAGCTCATATTGGGTACTGATGAATGGATCGAGGATTTCACCCGGGTTGTTGTAGATCGCCGGGTCATCAGGTACTACACTGCCAGGCTCCAGGCCTTCGATTGCACTTACATACAATGACAAATTTTGAATCGGTTTATAAATCACAGATGCTGTCGGCGTTAATGCGGAATTATCATAGGCAGAAGTGGTTAATCCAGCGGCGCTGAAATTTTTGGTTTTGATGGTTGTATAATTAAGCCCGACAATAGAACTCCACTGTTCATTAAAGGTAATGCTATCACCAAGCATGATATTGGTATTTTGCGTGTCGTTGGATTTATAGCGTGGACCGTAATCGGTTGAGCGCAAACCGGCAGGCATTTCCAAATCCATAAATTGCTCAAGGGTCAGGTTGGTGGGTACAACAAAGCTACTGTCGTAAACATAACTGGTGACATGGGTATTTTGTGTTGATGTATCACCCGATATGCCGAATGTGAGGTTATGTTGTACCGGTCCTGTGTTAAACAGGCTGTCCATGTAGGCATAGGCACCTTCGGATACCACAGTATAAGGTGCTGCTTTACCGGGGTTATAGAGGGTCCAGCCGGTCTCACTATAAATAGGGTAAATGATGATATGGTGCCGCTCATCTTCCTTGTACAAATAGGCTGAGCGGAAGCTGAGGCTGTCATTAATAGCAAAACTTGCCTTGATACTCGCGCGATCTGTCCTGGTATCGTTGTAGTTCCAATCGGGTGTGTAGGTTTCGCTGACATCAAACGCATCTGGCCAATAACTGATACCGGCTGAATAAAAGCGTGTATCCGGTTTATCAACATGCAAGGTGGTGTGCGCCGCTTCAAATTGCAGTAAAAAATCTTTGGTAAGATTCCAATCCAGTGCACCGCTCAGTAATTTTCGCTCAATGCTTTGTCCCTCTTTAGCCGTATCTCCATCGCTATATAAAGCGTTAACGCGATAAGCAAAGGTTCCGTCTTCATTCATCCTGTCGGACAGATCGGCGTGGACATAACCTTGCTGATTGCCGTAACTGCCAATGGTCAAGTTGGTGAGGCGATCATAGGTTGGTCGTTTCAACACATAATTGACTGTGCCGCCCACATTGCCTGCACCATACATAAAGCCGGTTAGGCCATTGATCACTTCAACCCTTTCCAATTCCTCGGTGCTCAAGCCGTAGGTGTAGCTGGACAATTTGACACCATCAACAACACCGGTACTTTGCGCAAAGCCGCGTACAGCCAGTGTTGGGTAACCAAATACAGTGAAAGGGGCATTGTTCTGCACAACAGGTGTCATTTTAAATAGCTGGTCAAAGCTGCCTGATGCCGTATTTTCAATGAGTTCTTCGGATACCACACTGATGGAAAAGGGGGTGTCCTGCAGGCTACGTGCTGCCAAAGGGCCTATCCCCTGGGTATTGGTTGCTCTATAGCCTTCAGCACTGGTGCCGGTATGGATGGCACCGGCGCTGACTTTAACAGTCTTTAGTTGCCCTACGGATTTTCGCTTTACTAACGTAATAACCTGATCCTCACTCAGGTGATAATCCAGTTCAGTGCCTGCAAGAATTTTTTCCAAGGCTGCTTTTCGTGTGTAAGTTCCACTTAATCCCTGACTCGTTTTTCCCGCAGAGAGTGTTCCATCAATCGCTAACATAACCCCGGCAGATGCCGCAAAGCCGTTAAGTACCTGATCCAGAGTGCCAGCGGGAATATTAAAGGTAATTAGGGTTTCCACCTGCGCCGCAGCGGGTGTTTGTGCGAATGCCGGAGCTGAAACGGCACCCCCTAGACAAGCCAGGAAAACAGCTTGTGGCAACAGGGCGCGACACAATAAGTGGTTAAAATAACGGGGGCGTTGGTCTGGCATGGTGCTTCCTCGAAAATGGCATTTGGATTCCGCCATAGGGCGTTAACGCATATCCCGAACGAGAAAGAAAAAGTGCTACGGATGACGTAAAAAATGCAGTGTGGCCTTCAACGCAGGCTAAGTGTGGTCCAATAGCCCAGCCGCGTATCAACCCTGACCGGCAATACCTGTTCCAGGGTACGCAAAATGCTATGGGTATCTTTTAACAAGTAAACACCGGAAACGATTAAATCGGCTGCCGCCGGATCACAACGCAAAATCCCGGTATGGTAGCGACTGAGGTTGGCAATAAAGTCGCCCAACCTTTGCTGCTCAGCAATCAACAAGCCGCGCGTCCAGGCGCTATCCGTGGCTACCGCCGTTTGGATGCTGCTTACCTGCTGTCGGCTGAATTGTGCAGCCTGGCCCGCCTCCAAACGTATCCCCTGCCCTTGTTTGGGCAGCAGCTCCACTGCCCCCTCAGCCACATCCACCTTCACGTCTTTACCACACTGGCGCAAGGTGAATTGCGTACCTATCGGGCGCACGACACCCGCAGCGGTTTCTACCCATAAGGGTCTGGCGATGCCTGCACCTGTATCAGCACCTGTCACTATCTGGACTTCACCGCGATACAAAATCAAACGCCGGCTGTCCGCACTAAACACAACATCCATCGCACTGGCGGTATTGAGCATGAGCTGGGTGCCATCGGGCAGTATCAGCTCGCGGCGCTGCCCACGCCCGGTGCGATAATCCGCACTCGCCATTTGCCATTGAGGGGATTGGCTGACGCCAAATCCTAAAGCGCCAAGGCTGCCTATGATTCCCAAGCCTACAAGCAACTGACGACGGCGGTGATCGACAACAGCGGTTTGACGCAACACACGACTGGCCAGCTGGTCGGGAACCTGCCCCAGTTGTTGGTTAACCTGTTGCACCTTGTGCCAGGCCAACTGGTGCTGCTGGCTAACCTGCAACCAGCACTCAAAGGCGCGCATGTCCTGCGGACTGACCTCACCCGACCAGAGTGTCACCTGCCATTCCATCGCCCTGTGAAGAATGTCCTGTGACAGGTCCGCGGTGTTAGCCGACTCGATCATGTCAGGCGCACTCACTATCGGTCACGGCAGACATGCAAGACTGGATCGCCATCAGCATGTATTTACGCACCGTCGCCACCGCAATATCCAAACGCAGGGCAATTTCACGGTAAGTCAGCCCCTCGAAGCGCGAAAGCAGGAAGGTCTCCCGTACCACCGGCTTAAGCCTGGCAAGTGCGCTATCAATACGCACCAGTACCTCAACAACCAAAGCCGTTTCCTCCGGTGAAGGTGCCAGGGTTTCCGGTTGGCTCGCCAACGCATCCAGATAAGCCTGTTCGATTAAGCGCCGACGATGACGATCAATCACCAACCCCTTGGCAATTTGCAGCAGGTACGGACGCGCCTGATCCTGGCTGGGAAAGCGGCCGGAATTGAGCAGCCGGACGTAGGTATCCTGCGCCAAGTCAGCGGCATTGTGTGAACAGCCCATACGCCTTCGCAACCAAGCATATAGCCAGCCGTGGTGGTCGCTGTAAAGTCGGGTAAGACCGGTGTCGGGATGCGTAGGCATAGGGTCGTCGCTGGG from Cellvibrio japonicus Ueda107 includes:
- a CDS encoding TonB-dependent siderophore receptor, with amino-acid sequence MIMKQRLSASRYPVPSMLLASLLCASSLPVLTAVAQTTTQGQAAGEAHQQRVYDIPAGSLADTLNRFALASGVSFTFDPQEIANQQSAGLKGNYSLDEGFGILLRGTGLEARYHAASGSYRLEKAAPKVILPTVRVESTTEGTGSYTTGLTNTATRLDMSIRETPQSVTVITRQRIEDQGMDEISEALDQTVGLVLSKSGPTGSDNNIIYSRGFPLENYQVDGVARSTRFGFQNDIADMAIFDRVEVVRGASGLLNGVGQPSGAVNLVRKLPTTEFQAYVSGKYGSWNHQRLEGDVSGPLTESGNLRGRLVAVWQDNELEMDRLALQKDILYGVIETNIAESTLLSFGIEYQHHESTGGDRFGAPIFYPDGTRTHFTASTNLTPDWGYHTRENLSVFSTLEHYFDNGWRVKLDLEKSKREYDSVMPTTALADGDWFLEDVVAANRWGGKPEQDSVNLHAVGTYHLFGRQHDLVLGGSYLRLEEDGLNYNYSEEPIDDLDALIKTGKFKKLDVSPSGGGWATYEEQSGAYMATRLKPTDSVSVILGSRLSNWETRSDSTSAGGGVTRGTTSRESSVVTPYAGIVLDFTDYLSLYASYTDIFNPATVYDANGDLLEPAEGSNLEGGAKLAFFDDKLNILATYYKTQQDNVPEYVPGPGGSVNYGPTGRYVYQGIDGTETTGYELEISGQLSGSWQVGGGYSDNDPRDAKGKPRLTHVAQKTFKFFTQYRAHEWLDGLSIGGNLRWLDGTISDWTGFTQGSVTVVDVMARYEFNSQLSATLNINNLFDKTYFTSIRNEGWFGESRSVFLNLKYSF
- a CDS encoding FecR domain-containing protein → MENPIASAKVIDPDIRRQAIAWYVLMNSGEATAAERSACEHWLALHPQHADAWSRLDSVRNALAGVPGNIAIPTLTGGNTNRRGLLKGGAWLALGLGSGALMWREQPWRTYMADFKTRTGEQRQFTLDDGSQLLLNTDTQIDLRFSNHTRLLHLLHGEVLIQTAADQSGSFDESRSRKASRPFEIQTAQGRIRALGTRFVVRDQQDYTLVTVLEHAVEIRLQNRSAPVRLEAGQQVRFSRERVEQPQPVSANADAWVHGQLAVNDQPLGEVITELARYRPGILRISPEASAIRVSGVFPVKDTDRTLAVLASRFPIRINATTPYWIRIELAP
- a CDS encoding sigma-70 family RNA polymerase sigma factor; translated protein: MPSQSSHSFTESLYSDHHHWLKRWLRRRLDCPVQVEDLAHDTFVRILKSHQLAAAPIREPRSYLSTIAGALLIDFFRRRTVERAYLEALAGLAQDEWPSPEEQAEILDVLIRIDALLDGLKPRVRKVFLMSQLDGMTYADIAARLDVSLRTVKSDMATAFGHCFDMVAG
- a CDS encoding TonB-dependent siderophore receptor — encoded protein: MPDQRPRYFNHLLCRALLPQAVFLACLGGAVSAPAFAQTPAAAQVETLITFNIPAGTLDQVLNGFAASAGVMLAIDGTLSAGKTSQGLSGTYTRKAALEKILAGTELDYHLSEDQVITLVKRKSVGQLKTVKVSAGAIHTGTSAEGYRATNTQGIGPLAARSLQDTPFSISVVSEELIENTASGSFDQLFKMTPVVQNNAPFTVFGYPTLAVRGFAQSTGVVDGVKLSSYTYGLSTEELERVEVINGLTGFMYGAGNVGGTVNYVLKRPTYDRLTNLTIGSYGNQQGYVHADLSDRMNEDGTFAYRVNALYSDGDTAKEGQSIERKLLSGALDWNLTKDFLLQFEAAHTTLHVDKPDTRFYSAGISYWPDAFDVSETYTPDWNYNDTRTDRASIKASFAINDSLSFRSAYLYKEDERHHIIIYPIYSETGWTLYNPGKAAPYTVVSEGAYAYMDSLFNTGPVQHNLTFGISGDTSTQNTHVTSYVYDSSFVVPTNLTLEQFMDLEMPAGLRSTDYGPRYKSNDTQNTNIMLGDSITFNEQWSSIVGLNYTTIKTKNFSAAGLTTSAYDNSALTPTASVIYKPIQNLSLYVSAIEGLEPGSVVPDDPAIYNNPGEILDPFISTQYELGAKYSINEHILLSSAVFNIAKANSFDERTADGKITRNQDGEQVHRGIELTLTGKVTDNLTIIAGGTLMDLSVEKSTNANLEGKKPIGAASTMAKLYSEYSVAQIPGLTLTGGMYYTGKKYKDSMNTQEIDAYTLFDVGARYQTQLSRFPTSFTLNITNLTNEDYWSSYWQLGIPRNIAFSMRTEF
- a CDS encoding FecR domain-containing protein gives rise to the protein MIESANTADLSQDILHRAMEWQVTLWSGEVSPQDMRAFECWLQVSQQHQLAWHKVQQVNQQLGQVPDQLASRVLRQTAVVDHRRRQLLVGLGIIGSLGALGFGVSQSPQWQMASADYRTGRGQRRELILPDGTQLMLNTASAMDVVFSADSRRLILYRGEVQIVTGADTGAGIARPLWVETAAGVVRPIGTQFTLRQCGKDVKVDVAEGAVELLPKQGQGIRLEAGQAAQFSRQQVSSIQTAVATDSAWTRGLLIAEQQRLGDFIANLSRYHTGILRCDPAAADLIVSGVYLLKDTHSILRTLEQVLPVRVDTRLGYWTTLSLR
- a CDS encoding sigma-70 family RNA polymerase sigma factor, with translation MPTHPDTGLTRLYSDHHGWLYAWLRRRMGCSHNAADLAQDTYVRLLNSGRFPSQDQARPYLLQIAKGLVIDRHRRRLIEQAYLDALASQPETLAPSPEETALVVEVLVRIDSALARLKPVVRETFLLSRFEGLTYREIALRLDIAVATVRKYMLMAIQSCMSAVTDSECA